In the Wyeomyia smithii strain HCP4-BCI-WySm-NY-G18 chromosome 2, ASM2978416v1, whole genome shotgun sequence genome, one interval contains:
- the LOC129724206 gene encoding uncharacterized protein LOC129724206 isoform X2: MKAMDIAMDRLKKSTPKNVVDTEDGSSEKPKVEKLTKENLNKFGELHETEDEESDNGTDDESEDGFEDQSDEVSLKSQNTKKSSITRKSERTNQCGQGQVRTGPTKTQLAARNGASKKLPTFTGKPEEWPLFFGMYRASNEACGYSDIENLVRLQECMTGQALEMVRGQLLLPKSVPKVIEKLRQLYERPEQLLQSLLEKVHKLEPLKTGKLAIFIPFGTVVEQLGEHLEAAELKQHLVNPLLIQELVDKLPDNDKREWVRFKRGKKKVTLRTFTNFLSEIVSEACEANVSMEFKPIGAACTASRAVKPKEKGAVYNHSEADNHASSVDNRNLKPCKVCQRTDHRLRYCQDFRNLSYADRMNVVDQWKLCRVCLNEHGSALCAVETSAHIRTNNVTLFRMIPVNLHCGEKSINVLAFLDEGASVTLVENCLAERLGVNGIRQKLTIKWTADIARVEKDSKRMNLWVSGVGAGEKCF, from the exons ATGAAAGCCATGGATATAGCGATGGACCGGTTGAAGAAATCCACTCCGAAGAATGTCGTCGATACCGAAGATGGATCTTCTGAAAAACCAAAGGTGGAAAAATTGACCAAGGAGAATCTAAACAAATTTGGGGAACTGCACGAAACTGAAGATGAAGAATCCGACAATGGAACGGACGATGAATCGGAGGATGGATTCGAAGACCAGTCTGATGAAGTTTCGTTAAAAAGCCAGAATACAAAAAAGAGTAGCATCACGAGAAAATCTGAGAGAACGAATCAATGCGGACAGGGGCAAGTACGAACCGGGCCGACAAAGACGCAATTAGCGGCGCGAAATGGAGCTAGCAAAAAGTTACCAACCTTCACAGGAAAACCGGAAGAATGGCCGTTGTTTTTCGGGATGTATCGTGCGTCCAACGAAGCCTGTGGGTACTCGGATATTGAAAATCTTGTGCGGCTACAAGAATGTATGACAGGTCAAGCTCTGGAGATGGTCCGAGGACAGCTGCTTCTACCGAAATCAGTTCCAAAGGTAATTGAAAAACTTCGCCAGTTATATGAACGACCAGAACAACTTTTACAGAGCCTTCTGGAGAAAGTTCACAAATTGGAACCCCTGAAAACCGGAAAACTAGCCATATTCATTCCTTTCGGTACGGTCGTTGAACAATTGGGCGAGCACTTGGAGGCAGCAGAGCTAAAACAGCACTTAGTAAATCCGTTGCTCATTCAAGAGCTGGTTGATAAGCTACCGGACAACGACAAGCGTGAATGGGTGCGCTTCAAGCGAggaaagaaaaaagtaacactCCGGACATTCACCAATTTCCTTTCCGAGATAGTTTCGGAAGCCTGCGAAGCGAACGTCAGCATGGAGTTCAAACCGATAGGAGCAGCCTGTACCGCAAGCCGAGCCGTCAAGCCAAAGGAGAAAGGAGCGGTGTACAATCACAGCGAAGCCGACAATCACGCCAGTAGCGTAGATAACAGGAATCTGAAGCCATGCAAGGTGTGTCAGCGCACAGATCACCGATTGCGATATTGCCAGGACTTCAGAAACCTGTCGTACGCTGATCGAATGAATGTTGTCGACCAATGGAAGCTATGCCGCGTATGTTTGAACGAACATGGCTCGGCACTAT GTGCTGTTGAAACCAGCGCGCATATTCGAACGAACAACGTCACGCTGTTTCGGATGATTCCGGTTAAtcttcactgcggagaaaagtCCATCAATGTGCTAGCCTTTCTGGACGAAGGGGCGTCGGTGACCCTGGTGGAGAATTGCTTGGCGGAGCGTTTGGGTGTCAATGGAATTCGGCAGAAGCTAACGATCAAGTGGACGGCCGACATAGCAAGAGTAGAGAAGGATTCCAAACGGATGAATCTGTGGGTGTCAGGCGTGGGAGCGGGTGAAAAATGCTTTTGA
- the LOC129724206 gene encoding uncharacterized protein LOC129724206 isoform X1, protein MKAMDIAMDRLKKSTPKNVVDTEDGSSEKPKVEKLTKENLNKFGELHETEDEESDNGTDDESEDGFEDQSDEVSLKSQNTKKSSITRKSERTNQCGQGQVRTGPTKTQLAARNGASKKLPTFTGKPEEWPLFFGMYRASNEACGYSDIENLVRLQECMTGQALEMVRGQLLLPKSVPKVIEKLRQLYERPEQLLQSLLEKVHKLEPLKTGKLAIFIPFGTVVEQLGEHLEAAELKQHLVNPLLIQELVDKLPDNDKREWVRFKRGKKKVTLRTFTNFLSEIVSEACEANVSMEFKPIGAACTASRAVKPKEKGAVYNHSEADNHASSVDNRNLKPCKVCQRTDHRLRYCQDFRNLSYADRMNVVDQWKLCRVCLNEHGSALCKFKLKCNVGGCRQPHNQLLHPIEGAVETSAHIRTNNVTLFRMIPVNLHCGEKSINVLAFLDEGASVTLVENCLAERLGVNGIRQKLTIKWTADIARVEKDSKRMNLWVSGVGAGEKCF, encoded by the coding sequence ATGAAAGCCATGGATATAGCGATGGACCGGTTGAAGAAATCCACTCCGAAGAATGTCGTCGATACCGAAGATGGATCTTCTGAAAAACCAAAGGTGGAAAAATTGACCAAGGAGAATCTAAACAAATTTGGGGAACTGCACGAAACTGAAGATGAAGAATCCGACAATGGAACGGACGATGAATCGGAGGATGGATTCGAAGACCAGTCTGATGAAGTTTCGTTAAAAAGCCAGAATACAAAAAAGAGTAGCATCACGAGAAAATCTGAGAGAACGAATCAATGCGGACAGGGGCAAGTACGAACCGGGCCGACAAAGACGCAATTAGCGGCGCGAAATGGAGCTAGCAAAAAGTTACCAACCTTCACAGGAAAACCGGAAGAATGGCCGTTGTTTTTCGGGATGTATCGTGCGTCCAACGAAGCCTGTGGGTACTCGGATATTGAAAATCTTGTGCGGCTACAAGAATGTATGACAGGTCAAGCTCTGGAGATGGTCCGAGGACAGCTGCTTCTACCGAAATCAGTTCCAAAGGTAATTGAAAAACTTCGCCAGTTATATGAACGACCAGAACAACTTTTACAGAGCCTTCTGGAGAAAGTTCACAAATTGGAACCCCTGAAAACCGGAAAACTAGCCATATTCATTCCTTTCGGTACGGTCGTTGAACAATTGGGCGAGCACTTGGAGGCAGCAGAGCTAAAACAGCACTTAGTAAATCCGTTGCTCATTCAAGAGCTGGTTGATAAGCTACCGGACAACGACAAGCGTGAATGGGTGCGCTTCAAGCGAggaaagaaaaaagtaacactCCGGACATTCACCAATTTCCTTTCCGAGATAGTTTCGGAAGCCTGCGAAGCGAACGTCAGCATGGAGTTCAAACCGATAGGAGCAGCCTGTACCGCAAGCCGAGCCGTCAAGCCAAAGGAGAAAGGAGCGGTGTACAATCACAGCGAAGCCGACAATCACGCCAGTAGCGTAGATAACAGGAATCTGAAGCCATGCAAGGTGTGTCAGCGCACAGATCACCGATTGCGATATTGCCAGGACTTCAGAAACCTGTCGTACGCTGATCGAATGAATGTTGTCGACCAATGGAAGCTATGCCGCGTATGTTTGAACGAACATGGCTCGGCACTATGTAAGTTTAAGTTAAAATGTAACGTCGGGGGCTGCAGACAGCCACATAACCAACTTCTCCATCCAATTGAAGGTGCTGTTGAAACCAGCGCGCATATTCGAACGAACAACGTCACGCTGTTTCGGATGATTCCGGTTAAtcttcactgcggagaaaagtCCATCAATGTGCTAGCCTTTCTGGACGAAGGGGCGTCGGTGACCCTGGTGGAGAATTGCTTGGCGGAGCGTTTGGGTGTCAATGGAATTCGGCAGAAGCTAACGATCAAGTGGACGGCCGACATAGCAAGAGTAGAGAAGGATTCCAAACGGATGAATCTGTGGGTGTCAGGCGTGGGAGCGGGTGAAAAATGCTTTTGA
- the LOC129724207 gene encoding tubulin polyglutamylase complex subunit 2: MKNVEDLDDLFYENLSLGLAKRFADCIPRITNVTCEKRLPCEKAQVTAWESRHNIYLPDDMKRFYLSSDGFNFYWSYQYSPNDVRRVGHIHFPHLIQITLVRDNIDTILSSSPTTAVTIPPIIRQSNYIDSTSGYLNHLNLNSRSKIFELSTITDLAKVCLVYETPESSNPKIFLLEMGTFKWQFLADTFTEYLRMSIAHLGLPYWELCFSTCGLPSWTEQLFLLLAPHLLEKSKNRRLKSIVCVNENPPYNVLDPAVFRTKPRCSRQNQKNRMNN, from the exons ATGAAAAACGTGGAAGATTTGGACGACTTGTTCTATGAGAACTTATCGCTTGGTTTGGCAAAG AGATTCGCCGACTGTATCCCGCGGATTACAAATGTGACGTGTGAGAAGCGACTGCCTTGCGAGAAGGCGCAGGTCACTGCTTGGGAATCTCGACATAACATCTATCTACCAGATGATATGAAGCGATTCTATTTGTCCAGtgatggtttcaatttttactGGAGTTATCAATATTCGC CTAATGATGTTCGTCGAGTGGGACATATTCATTTCCCTCATCTGATTCAGATTACGCTGGTTCGTGACAACATCGATACCATTTTGAGCTCAAGTCCCACCACTGCCGTGACGATTCCGCCCATAATACGACAATCGAATTATATCGATTCCACTTCGGGTTATCTTAATCACTTGAATTTGAACTCAAGAAGTAAAATTTTCGAACTAAGTACAATTACGGATTTAGCCAAAGTTTGCCTAGTGTATGAAACACCGGAATCGTCAAATCCAAAGATTTTTCTACTCGAAATGGGAACATTCAAGTGGCAGTTTCTAGCTGACACGTTCACTGAATATTTGCGAATGAGCATTGCCCATCTTGGATTGCCATATTGGGAGCTGTGCTTTTCCACCTGTGGGCTTCCATCTTGGACGGAACAACTTTTCCTATTGCTTGCTCCGCATTTGTTAGAGAAAAGTAAAAATCGCAGGCTTAAGAGCATCGTTTGCGTTAACGAGAACCCACCTTATAACGTGTTGGATCCTGCCGTATTCAGGACAAAGCCCCGCTGTTCTAggcaaaatcagaaaaataGAATGAATAACTAA
- the LOC129724205 gene encoding anoctamin-4, with product MSDSNPGRSPSKSSDSSLPKTNILVNIPTPKKEKNGEAITSPESPLKSFKTNPVRNGSLPESVLFPSSLKVILPNFIEHEKRASCPLDKPSKLPTRTIYSSPLNRSRRHSQDSQTVTNLTTDKLHQPNDPNQLFTRHSTGNVQAINNLPCCIGTRIDVKSNADSEMGLYTNYSSSNNDSYNASKFSIARTSSTNTNTEAGTQGTVSTASVHKLNECNHHVANDVVVTSGYHGGAKDSTNDTKPVVLDNGSEKPLSGLEDIMESPLLKTPVEKWLNAQDKTLTEMTITDEQNRSKIFGPKITNNENIPGTLMDASDIASEINKSFSSSMNSIINERRRSSSKPLAGNSPIKAIFRDEANTHGQNNHVIGAASYWIKKRKSSEQSDNTRRPSQQDKEGLDPESLMFRDGRRKIDMVLCYEEEDQGVMTELEALKRHQRKVFQENLVKEGLEFEIEHKSQAFDEKTYFVKIHIPWRTESRYAEVMNLKLPVKRFITISVKEEESTFRKHHNQLLAYWNKLMSMTEYNYTRIEKEPSFYSATANGNPEEQFIVKDRCTTYNSAQRSLIVMQILMRTRFDETEKASNVGIRRLLNDGTYLACFPLHEGRFERNHSSGKVFDRRLLYLEWARPIKWFKKQPLCLVRKYFGDKIALYFCWLGFYTKMLYAPAIVGLLCFLYGLASMDSTDNIPTKEICDASGTGNVTLCPLCDKACSYQKLSESCLFAKLTYLFDNPSTVFFAIFMSFWATTFLELWKRKQSVLVWEWDLQNIENEEDMRPEYETSVKTFRTNPVTREKEPYMPTWDRAIRFAATSSAVLFMISIVFGAVLGTIIYRISLVSVIYSGGGVFFRKHAKLFTTMTAALINLIIIMLLTRIYHKLAIYLTNLENPRTQTEYEDSYTIKIFVFEFMNFYSSLIYIAFFKGRFYDYPGDDVARKSEFYRLKGDICDPAGCLSELCIQLAIIMVGKQCWNNFMEYFFPAFYNWWRQRKHKQLTKDETHLHMAWEQDYHLQDPGRLALFDEYLEMIVQYGFVTLFVAAFPLAPLFALLNNIAEIRLDAYKMVTQSRRPLAERVEDIGAWYGILKIITYTAVVSNAFVIAYTSDFIPRMVYKYVYSPQFSLHGYIEHSLSVFNTSDYKEEWGTKTESDPDTCLYRGYRNSPTDSEQYGLSPHYWHVFAARLAFVVIFEHIVFVLTGIMQFIIPDIPVEVKTQIQREQMLAKEAKYQHGLKKSRETDYEEMLHVLREQSNNSRQGVRGSWARRLSRLSDGLDAHVEISNRPRQSLESTVWEVT from the exons CTGCATCAACCTAACGACCCGAATCAATTATTCACGCGACACAGTACCGGCAACGTGCAAGCTATTAATAACCTTCCCTGTTGCATTGGCACCAGGATTGATGTGAAGAGTAATGCTGATAGTGAAATGGGACTCTATACGAACTATTCTAGCAGCAACAATGACAGTTACAACGCCAGCAAATTCAGTATCGCTAGGACTAGCAGCACTAACACGAACACGGAAGCGGGAACCCAAGGTACCGTTTCCACGGCGTCGGTACATAAACTGAATGAATGCAACCACCACGTGGCAAACGACGTTGTGGTTACTAGCGGTTACCATGGAGGTGCAAAAGATTCTACAAACGACACAAAACCGGTTGTGCTAGACAATGGTAGCGAGAAACCTCTTTCCGGTCTAGAGGATATCATGGAAAGTCCCCTGCTCAAAACTCCTGTAGAAAAGTGGTTGAATGCCCAAGATAAGACGTTGACTGAAATGACAATAACCGATGAGCAGAATCGAAG TAAAATTTTCGGCCCCAAGATCACGAATAACGAAAATATTCCTGGAACCCTGATGGACGCATCCGACATTGCATCTGAGATCAACAAGAGCTTCAGCTCCAGCATGAACAGCATCATTAACGAACGGCGAAGGTCATCCAGCAAGCCACTTGCTGGCAACTCACCAATAAAGGCTATTTTCCGCGACGAAGCCAATACTCACGGACAAAATAACCATGTAATAGGTGCTGCCAGTTACTGGATCAAAAAACGAAAAAGCTCCGAGCAATCTGACAACACACGGCGACCAAGTCAGCAGGATAAAGAG GGTCTTGATCCCGAGTCGTTGATGTTTCGGGACGGCAGGCGTAAAATTGATATGGTACTGTGCTACGAAGAAGAAGACCAGGGTGTAATGACGGAACTGGAAGCTCTAAAACGTCACCAGCGAAAGGTGTTCCAGGAAAATCTGGTTAAGGAAGGTTTGGAATTCGAAATCGAGCACAAATCGCAAGCATTCGACGAGAAAACCTACTTCGTCAAGATTCACATCCCTTGGCGGACAGAGTCACGATATGCGGAAGTGATGAACCTAAAGTTGCCTGTTAAACGATTTATCACTATCAGTGTCAAG GAAGAAGAATCCACCTTTCGGAAACACCATAATCAGCTACTGGCCTACTGGAACAAACTGATGTCGATGACCGAGTATAACTACACGCGAATCGAAAAAGAACCATCCTTCTACTCGGCCACTGCAAACGGCAATCCGGAGGAACAATTCATCGTGAAGGATCGCTGCACAACCTACAATAGCGCCCAACGCAGTTTGATTGTGATGCAGATTCTTATGAGAACTCGCTTTGACGAAACGGAAAAAGCCAGTAATGTTGGTATTCGAAGATTGCTGAACGACGGAACATATCTGGCATGTTTCCCATTGCACGAGGGCCGCTTCGAACGAAATCATTCCTCTGGGAAGGTTTTTGATAGAAGACTACTCTACTTGGAGTGGGCGAGACCGATTAAGTGGTTCAAAAAGCAGCCTCTATGTCTAGTGCGGAAATATTTTGGTGATAAAATTGCCTTATATTTCTGTTGGTTAGGATTTTATACGAAAATGTTGTACGCTCCAGCGATAGTGGGGTTGTTGTGTTTCCTATATGGTCTCGCATCCATGGACTCTACCGATAATATTCCTAC GAAAGAAATCTGTGATGCAAGCGGCACCGGTAACGTAACACTCTGCCCGTTATGTGATAAGGCCTGCAGCTACCAAAAATTGTCTGAATCATGCCTTTTCGCCAAACTAACGTACCTTTTCGACAACCCATCGACGGTTTTCTTTGCCATTTTTATGTCCTTTTGGGCAACGACTTTTCTGGAGTTATGGAAACGTAAACAATCGGTGCTAGTATGGGAATGGGAcctacaaaacattgaaaacgaagaagacatgcGCCCAGAGTACGAAACATCCGTCAAAACGTTCCGAACAAATCCGGTGACACGCGAAAAGGAACCATACATGCCAACCTGGGATCGTGCCATTCGATTCGCAGCGACATCCAGTGCAGTATTATTCATG ATATCAATAGTTTTCGGAGCTGTCCTAGGAACAATCATTTACCGAATATCGCTTGTATCTGTGATCTACAGTGGAGGCGGAGTATTTTTCCGCAAACATGCCAAACTCTTTACAACGATGACTGCTGCCTTAATCAATCTTATAATTATAATGCTTTTAACTCGA ATTTATCACAAGCTAGCTATTTACTTAACGAATTTAGAAAACCCAAGAACGCAGACGGAATACGAAGATTCCTACACAATCAAAAtctttgtttttgagttcatgAACTTCTACAGTTCGCTGATTTACATCGCGTTTTTCAAGGGTCGCTTTTACGACTATCCGGGCGATGACGTTGCGAGGAAAAGTGAGTTTTACCGTCTGAAGGGAGACATTTGTGATCCGGCGGGCTGCTTGAGCGAACTCTGCATCCAGCTGGCAATCATTATGGTGGGAAAGCAGTGCTGGAACAATTTCATGGAGTACTTTTTTCC AGCATTCTACAACTGGTGGCGCCAACGCAAGCATAAACAGCTCACTAAAGACGAAACACACTTACACATGGCATGGGAACAGGATTACCACTTGCAGGACCCGGGCAGGTTAGCACTATTTGATGAGTACCTTGAAATGA TTGTGCAGTATGGATTCGTTACACTCTTCGTTGCTGCATTTCCACTAGCACCACTTTTTGCCCTTTTAAATAACATCGCTGAAATTCGGCTCGACGCTTACAAAATGGTGACACAATCGAGAAGACCTCTCGCTGAGCGGGTAGAAGATATCGGTGCCTGGTATGGGATACTGAAGATCATTACTTATACGGCAGTTGTGTCCAAT GCTTTTGTGATAGCATACACTAGTGATTTCATTCCCCGAATGGTGTATAAATACGTTTACTCACCTCAATTTTCATTACACGGATATATCGAGCACTCTTTATCAG TTTTTAACACATCCGACTACAAGGAGGAATGGGGAACGAAAACGGAATCCGATCCGGACACCTGCTTGTACCGAGGTTATCGGAACAGTCCCACCGACAGCGAGCAATACGGCTTAAGTCCCCACTATTGGCACGTATTCGCAGCACGGTTAGCATTCGTGGTCATTTTCGAACACATCGTTTTCGTTCTGACAGGAATAATGCAGTTCATCATTCCTGATATCCCAGTGGAGGTTAAAACGCAAATCCAACGGGAACAAATGCTTGCTAAAGAGGCCAAATATCAACATGGATTGAAGAAATCACGCGAGACTGACTACGAAGAAATGCTACATGTACTGCGAGAGCAAAGTAACAACAGTCGTCAAG GAGTACGAGGCAGTTGGGCACGAAGGCTAAGTCGTTTGAGTGATGGATTAGATGCTCACGTAGAAATTTCCAATCGACCTCGACAGTCATTGGAGTCTACCGTGTGGGAAGTGACCTAG